The Horticoccus luteus DNA window AGGGCTCGTTTACCGCAGCAAGAAACCCGTTTACTGGTCCATCCCCTTTGAGACCGCCCTCGCGGAAGCGGAAATCGAATACAAGGACCACGTCTCGCCTTCCATCTGGGTAAAGTTCGCCGTCCCCGCCGCCGAAGCCGCGAAATTCGGTCTGCCCGCGGACAAACCGCTGTTCGTCGTCATCTGGACGACCACTCCCTGGACGATTCCCGCGAACCTCGCGATCGCCGTGCACCCCGACGTGGACTACGTCGTTGCTGATCTCGGCGCCGAACGCATCCTCGTGGCGGGCGCTTTGCTGGGCGCCGTCGCCAGCGCCGCCAAACTGGAAACGCCTCCCGCGGTCGTGCACACCGTCAAAGGCGCCGTCTTGGAGCACCTCGCGACACGCCATCCCTTCATCGACCGCGCTTCGCCGGTCGTGCTCGCCGACTACGTCACGACGGAAAGCGGCACCGGCTGCGTGCACACCGCACCGGGCCACGGCGCGGAGGACTATCAGACCGGTCTGCGCTACAAACTCGAAATTTACTGCCCCGTGGGCGACGACGGTCGGTATCTCGACGACGGCAAAGTGCCCGCCGATCTGGTCGGCCTGACCACGCTCGAGAGCGTCGACGATCTCGCCGCCAAACGCACCTCGCCCGCCAACATCGGCGTGTTGAAAAAACTGGACGCCGCCGGCGCGCTGCTCGCCAAGCAACGCTACCCGCACTCTTATCCCCATTGCTGGCGGTCGAAGACGCCGATCATATTTCGCGCGGTGGACCAGTGGTTTGTCTCACTCGACCAAGCTGGCCATCGGGCTCTCGCCCTCGCCGAAATCGACAAGATCGCCGCCGCCAACGGCTGGATTCCCGCGTGGGGCGAGGCTCGCATCCGCGGCGCGGTGGAATCGCGCCCCGATTGGTGCATCAGCCGCCAACGCGCGTGGGGAGTGCCCATCCCGGCATTTTACGACGCGAAGAAAAAAGCGTTTCTCGACGCAGCTGTGGCGCGGGCCGTCGCCGACAAGATCGCCGTTCGCGGGACCAATTTCTGGTATGACGCGTCTGCCGCCGAAATCCTCGACGGCGTCGCCCTGCCCGCCGGCTGGCCCGCACCCGCCGACTTGGTCTGCGGACGCGACACGCTGGATGTCTGGATCGATTCCGGTTCCACCCAGGCCGCGGTCCTTAAGCGCGGTCAAGGCGGCACGCACTGGCCCGCTGATCTTTATCTCGAGGGCAGCGATCAACACCGCGGCTGGTTCCAATCTTCGCTTTGGTGCAGCGTGATCAACTGGGGCGCCGCCCCCTACCGGGCGGTGCTCACCCACGGCTTCATCGTCGACAAAAACCGGCAGAAGATTTCGAAGAGCTCCACTTACCAGAAGCCGCAGACCGCCGAAGCCTACATCAAGGATCACGGCGCCGACGTTATCCGCCTGTGGATCGCCTCGCAGGATTTTCGCGACGACATCCCGGTTGATGAGGAAATCCTCAAGCACGTCGGCGAGGCGTATCGCCTCTTCCGTAACACGTTCCGCTTCCAGCTTTCCAACCTGTTCGACTTCGACGCCGCGCAGCACGCCGTGCCGGTCTCCGCCATGGACGCGCTCGACCGCTGGGCGCTTCATCAAACGGCCACGCTGCTCGCCGAGTGCACCAAAGCCTATGACGCGTTTGAATTCCACCGCGTCTACCAGCTCTGCAACCAGTTCTGTTCGGTGACACTTTCAGCCACGTATCACGACATCCTGAAGGATCGCCTTTACACGCTCGGCGCCGCGCATCCCCTGCGCCGTTCCTCGCAAACGGCCCTCGACCTCATCTTCCGCACGCTCGTGAAGATTCTCGCACCCGTGTTGACCTTCACCGCTGACGAAGCGTGGAGTTACGCCACGGCGGGCGCCGAATACGTCGATCATTCCATCCACCTGGAGGACTGGCCGGTTGCGCCAACAGAGTGGCACAATCCCGCCCTCGATGCGGAGTTTGCCGCGCTCTTGCGCGTGCGCGCCCAAGTCAATGAAGCCATCGAGCCGTTGCGCGCCGCCGGGCGTTTGGGCAAGTCATTGGATGCGGCCATCGCGCTTTCCGGTCCCGCCGACGAGACGCACCGCGTGCTCGAGCATCATCGGGACTTTCTCCCCGAACTTTTCATCGTGTCCCATGTCACGCTCACCCGCGCTGCCGGCGACGTTTCCGACGTTGCCGTCCGCCCGAGCAGCGAGCTTGGCCATGATCGCTGCCCGCGCTGCTGGCGCTGGGTGCCTTCTCTTGAATCCAGTCCTCACGGTCCCGTGTGTCCGCGTTGTGCCGGAGCCTTGTCGTCGTAAACCCAGCCTCACCCCCCAGACTCCCCATGGCTAAGAAAAAACGCCCCGCCAAAGCCAAAACGAAAGCAGCCCGCCGCACACCTCCCAAGGTGCGCAAGCCCGCGAAAAAGCCGGTCGCCGCCAAGCGCCGTCCGGCCGCTCCGCCGGCCAAGCCGGCCCGACGTCCCTCAACCATGGAAAAACCCTCTAAGAAATCTGTTCTGCGCGATAGCATTCTCGCCCGCAAAACCGCGAAACCAATCGCGTTTAGCCTCGATGAAGTGCGGGCCATCGCGAAGACCAATGTGCCCAAGGCCGACACGGGCGCTGCGGAAAAGGTCACCGCCAAGGCCAGCGCCGCGAAGGCCGCGGCCGCCGCTCCGCTGGCGAAACCGGCCAAGCCCAATCACGTGAAAGCGGCCTCGCTGAGCGATATTCTGGGCTTCAACCCGAAGAAAGGCAGCGCGCCGGCCACCTTGTCCGACGAAGAAGTGCCGGAGAAATTCCGCCGCTACTACCGCCTGCTGATTGATCTCCGGAAGAGCCTGACCGAAGGCATCGAACTGCACTCGGAAGAGACGCTTAAACGCTCCGCCAAGGAGGATTCGGGAGACCTTTCCAGCTACGGCCAGCACATGGCCGACGCCGGCACCGACACCTTTGACCGCGACTTCGCGCTCAGCCTGGTGTCCAGCGAACAGGAAGCGCTTTCCGAAATCGATGCGGCCATCAAACGCATCCGCGAGGGCACCTACGGCATTTGCGAAGTCACGCAGAAGCCCATTGCCAAGGAGCGCCTCCTCGCCGTGCCCTTCACCCGCTACTCCGCGGAAGCGCAGAAAAATATTGAGCGCAACCGCCACCGCACCCGCACGCAGGCCGGCCTGCTCGGCGAGCTGGGCGAAGAAGGCAGCAAGATGCGCGACGACGACGGCGGCGGCGAGGATTGAGCACAACCCCGACGCCGCCCGCAGTTCCCACCACGCCGCCTCCGGCTGAGGCGCCCGCGTTGGCGGTGCCACGTTGGCGGCGCGTGCTCAGCTACCGCGTTCTGTGGCTGGTCGCGTTAAGCGTCTTCGTGGCCGATCAACTCACCAAGAGCTGGATCGCGTCCACGTTGCCGCTCGGGACTTACGGGCCCCGATCGGCCATCACCGTCGTTTCCGGATTCTTCTATCTGGTTCACGTCGGCAACACCGGAGCCGCGTGGAGCTTGTTCTCCGGCCAAAGCGTGGTCCTCGCCCTCCTCGCGGCCGCCACGCTGGTCGCCATCTTTTTCTGGCGGCGCGCGCTCGGTCTCCGCGATCGCACACAGCAAGTCTGCTTCGGTCTGCTGTGTGGCGGCATCACCGGCAACCTCGTCGATCGCTTGAGGCACAAACACGTCATCGACTTCCTCGATTTCCACTTTGGCACCTACGTGTATCCCACGTTCAACGTGGCCGATATTGGTATCTGCATCGGCGTCGTGCTCTACCTCTGGCACTCGTTCCGCACGACGGACTGAAGGAGTTCCGCCCCCGCGCCGGGCGCGCCTGCCGCTCGGCACCGCGCAGCTTGGAAGGCGCGACTACTCGACGTTGGCGATCTGCTCGCGAATCCGCTCGAGCTCGTTCTTCAGTTCAATGACGTGACGCGCGATCGTGAGATCGTTGGCTTTGCTGCCCATCGTGTGCACTTCACGACCCATTTCCTGCAGAATAAATTCAGCTTTGCGCCCAATCTCGCCGTGTGACTTGAGCAACCCTGCGAACTGATCCGCATGACTGCGAAAACGCGTGATCTCCTCGCTGATGTCGCACCGATCGGCAAATAGCGCGATTTCCTTCAACACCCGTTCGTCCGCCAGATTCAGTTCCAGCCCGGCGTCGCGCAACCGCTTCATGAGCAAGTCGCGATAGTTCACCGGCACTTCCGGCGCCCGCGCTGCAATCGCCTCCACGTGATCTCGCAGCAACGCCAGCCGCTGCGCAAAGTCTGCCAGCAACGTCTCGCCCTCCGTCGCACGCATCGCCACAAAATCGCGCAACGCCTCTTCCAGCGCCGCCAGCAACAACGGTCGCGCGGCATCGACGGTCGGCAGACGCGCGGTGCGGCGCTGCGAATTGGCCACCTGCCACAAAAGCTCGGCGGACGGTTGAAACGCCACGCCCTGCTGCGCGGCGAACCGGCCAAGGCGCTCGATCACCGCCTGCGCCGCCGTCTCGTCCCATACCCATTCGCTGGCACTGCCGCCGCCGGTTATTTCGAAATCGACATGCACTTTTCCCCGCGTCGCACAATTCCTCACCCGCTGCATCACGTCCGGCTCCAGCGACTCCCACTCATCCGGCAGCGAGACCGTGAGATCCAGCGTCTTGCGGTTTACGGCGCTGACCTGCACCGTCACCGTGCTGTTTTCCACCGCGGCGGCTGCGCGGCCATATCCGGTCATGCTGTTCATGCCTTCGTTTTCTCCAGCAACGCGGCGACCTGCTGCACATCTTTATCGCCGCGGCCGGAAAGCCCGATCACGACGACTTTATCCGGCCCGAGGTCGCGCGCTCGCTTCAAGCCAAACGCCAAGGCGTGCGTCGACTCGAGCGCCGGGATGATGCCCTCCTGCCGCGAGCACAGTTGAAACGCCTCCATCACTTCCGCGTCCGTCGCGTAGCCGAATTCGATCCGCCCGCGATCCCGATAGAAAGCGTGCTCCGGTCCCACCGCGGCGTAATCGAGTCCCGCCGAAACGGAGTGCGTCAGCTCGATCTGTCCTTCCGCATCTTGCAGCAGAAAGGTTTTGCACCCTTGCAACACCCCCAGCCGGCCTCCGGCGAAACGCGCGGCGTGCTCCCCTCGCTTGATGCCTCTGCCACCGGCTTCCACGCCAAACAATCGCACGCCCGGATCCTCCAGAAATTCGAAGAACAACCCGATCGCATTGCTGCCTCCACCGACGCACGCGACCATTTCGTCCGGCAGCCGGCCTTCGCGCGCGAGCAATTGCTCCTTGGCCTCGAGCCCAATCACCCGATGAAAATCGCGCACCATCATCGGATACGGATGCGCGCCGTAAGCGGTGCCGAGAATATAGTGCGTGTGCCGCACATTCGTCACCCAGTCGCGCATCGCTTCATTGATCGCTTCCTTCAACGTCTTCTGCCCCGCCTCGACGCCCACGACCGTGGCGCCCATCAGTCGCATGCGAAACACGTTCAACGCCTGGCGCTCCATATCGTGCGCGCCCATGTAGATCACGCATTCGAGGCCGAACTTCGCGCAGACGCTCGCCGTCGCGACACCGTGCTGTCCCGCCCCCGTTTCCGCGATGATCCGCTTTTTCCCCATGCGTCGCGCGAGCAACGCCTGCGCGAGCGCGTTGTTGATTTTGTGCGCCCCGGTGTGCAGCAGATCCTCGCGCTTGAAATAGATTTTCGCGCCTCCGACGTGCGCCGTCAGCCGTTCGGCGAAGTAGAGCTCGGTGGGGCGCCCCGCGAACTCCTTCAAATGGTGCCGCAACTCCGCTTGAAAGCCGGGATCGTCGCGCGCGACCAGATAAGCCGCGGTTAATTCCGCCAACGCCGTCATCAACGTCTCCGGCACAAACGTGCCGCCATAACGTCCGAAATGCCCCCCGGCATCGGGCAGCGAGAAACGGTCGAGAGGCGGCGTGGAAGAAGCAGCGGACATGGGCTGGCGAACGTGAGTCTCTCCCCGATGCGACGCAAACCGCTTTTCGCGTTGCGCCGCGCCTCCGCCGCCCCGGCGCGAGTCAGCTCCGTCGGAGCGTCACCACGGTGAGATCATCGCGTTGTGGCTCGCCGGCCGTGAAACGCGCCACGATCTCGATCAAGCCATCGTTGATTTCCGCGGCCGGGCGCGTGTGCAACGCATTGACGGCGTCGAGCAGACGCGGCGCCGCGAACTCCTTTTGCTCCGGGTTCGGCGCCTCCGTGATCCCGTCCGTGTAGAGCATGAACACATCACCCGGGCGGAACGACTCGCGCCGATCCGCGATCACCCCGGCAAACAATTCGTCCGGCACCATGCCCACCGGCATGCCTTCGGAGCCGACGAATTCGCTGCGCGCCACGCCAGTGGCATCTCGCCGGCAAAGCAACGGCAACTCATGTCCCGCGCGCGCGAAAACCACGTCGTTTTGAACGGCATCGATGACCGCATACACCAGCGTGATGAACATCCCGCGCAGCACTTCCGCGCCCAGCGTGCGGTTCAACTCCACCAGCGCCGCCGCCGGCGAAATGTGCCGCGGCGCGATCTGCCGCAGGTTTGTCCGGCAGATCGCCATCAACAGCGACGCAGGAATGCCCTTGCCCGATACGTCCGCGACCGCCACGCCGAGCCGCTGGGCGTCGAGCGGGATCAAGTCGTAGAAGTCGCCGCCCACTTTCTGTGCCGGCGTGTAGCGCGCGTCGACCTCCAGCCCCGCGATCTGGGGAAACGCCCTCGGCAGCAACATCTGCTGGATGCCGCTCGCGAGCGAGAGATCGAGATCCAGCTGCTTTTTCTCGATCTGGTAGTGCAGAAACTCCGCGTTGTGCAACGCGAGCGCCGCCTGCTCAGCCAGCGATTGCATCAATGAGAAATCCGTTTCCGTAAACGGCTCTCCGTCGGCCGAGTTCGCCACCGCAAGCACGCCGAAAAACCGGTCGCGAAACTGCAACGGCACCGCGATCACCGAGCGCACTTTGAGCGCCAGATCGTCGTGCCGCACGACGCGCGGATCCACCGCTGCATCGGCAACGAGCTGGCCCCGCCCCGTCTGAATCACCGCCCCGACGATGCCTTCGTTGTCGGGAAAAGTCTCCGCCCTCAGCACCTGCTCGATGAAGCGCGCGCGCGTCGCGAGCTTCGCCCGATCGGTCACGTCAAGGGGCCGATGGGGAGGAAACAACCCTTCCACCGCCGCCGTGCGCACGCGCCCGGCCTCCGTGCGTTCAAAGAGGCACGCACTCAACGCGCCCGAGCATAGGATCGCGGCGTGCACCACGCGCTGATGCAACTCCGCCGGACTCAATCCCTCGCCCAGCGCCTCGACCATGTGATGCATGAAATCCACCACCTGCTGGCGTTCCTGCGTCACCTGCTGCTTTTCCTCTTCAATGCGCTCCGTTTGGCGGCGGGCCCGATACATCGACCACAGCAAAGGCACTGCGCCGATCAAGATACCGATAAAAACCAGAAGCATGGAAGGGTTGATTTGGCACGGCCGCGCGCCGGCGGCAATGGCCGAATGTCGCGTCCGGTTACGCGTGCGCCCGCCGAGCGGTCAGTGTCCGTCGACGCGGTTCTTGAGGAACGTTAAAACGTCCTGAAATTTCGCGCGGTTGTGTTCGTCGGCCGCCACGAGGTTTTCGTGCGCTTCCAGCACCAAGCGGGCGTTCTCAAGTTCCGAACGCTCGCCGCAGGCGAGAGCGCGGTCGCAATCGTCGAAATTGAGGCCGCCTTCCGGTGCGTCGACGGTCAGGAGCCGGTGCAAACCGAGGTTGCGAATCAACTCCAGGTTGCGCGGCCCGAGGCGCACGAGCACGAAACTCGCGTCGGGTTGCTTCCGCAGTTCCAGTGCCGCGCCCGCCAGCACGCCGAGAAAGGTGCTGTCCATGCTCGTGCAATGCAGGAAGTCCAACACGAAACGCCGCCGGCCTTGCCGCACCATTTCCGTCACAAAATCGCGCAGGCAGGCGCTGTTTTGAAACGAGGCTCGTCCCTCGATGCGCACGACGACCGGATCGGCGTGAGCGTCGACCAGATAGACAGGTTTGCCAGTGTCGGGCATCGATGGAGTATCGGCGAACGCGATGAAAACGCAAAAGCGGACGGCGACCATCGCGCCGACCGCTTCGGCTGTCGAGACCTACACGCGTTAATTCGCCGCGATGATCTGCCGCAGCACGTAAGGCAAAATTCCGCCGTGCTGGTAGTAGTCCACTTCGATCGGCGTATCGATCCGGCACCGCACCGCCAGCTTCTCCTGCGCGCCATCGGCCCGCGTGATGACCAGTGTGAGATCCTGTTGCGGCTTCAAGTCGGGACCGATTCCCACGACATCGAATTTTTCGGTGCCGTTGAGCTTCAGCGTCACCGCCGTATCGCCGTCCTTGAACTGGAGCGGCAGCACGCCCATGCCGACGAGATTCGAACGATGGATGCGTTCAAAGCTTTGCGCGACGACCGCCTTGACCCCGAGCAGGTTCGTGCCCTTCGCCGCCCAGTCGCGGGAAGATCCCGTGCCGTATTCCTGGCCTGCCACGATGATGAGCGGCGTGCCTTCGGCCTGATACAGCATCGCGGCGTCAAAGATGCTCATCTTCTCGGGCGCTCCCGTTTTGCCGTCCGGCCGATCCGTGCCGTCCGCCGCCGTGCCCGTGCGGGAGTGGAAATACAGCGTGTTGCCGCCTTCCTCGCCGCCGAGCATGAGGTTCTTGATCCGCACATTGGCGAAGGTGCCGCGCGTCATCACGCGGTCGTTGCCGCGGCGGGAACCATAGCTGTTGAAGTCCTCGAACGCCACCTTGTGCTCGAGCAGATACTTGCCCGCCGGCGAGGTCTTCTTGATCGCTCCCGCCGGTGAGATGTGATCGGTCGTCACCGAGTCGCCGAAAACGCCCAGCGCCCGGGCGCCCTTGATCTCGCCGACGGCTCCGGGATTCAGACCGAACCCGGCGAAAAACGGCGGTTCCTGGATGTAGGTTGAACCGGCATCGAATTGATACACATCGCCCGTCGTCTCCGGGATTTCATTCCACTTGGGATTTTGGGCTGCGAAGTCCGTGTAGAGCCGGCGAAAGACTTCCGGTTTCAATGCCGCCTGCAGTTGATCGCGCACCTCCTGCAACGTCGGCCAGATGTCCTTCAGGAACACGTCGCGCCCGTCGCGATCGCGGCCGAGCGGCTCGCGGGTCAGATCGATATCCACGCGGCCCGCCAGCGCAAAGGCCACCACCAGCGGCGGCGACATCAGGAAGTTCGCCTTGATGTTTTGATGCACCCGCGCCTCGAAATTGCGGTTGCCGGAAAGCACCGAGGCCGCGACGAGATCGTTTTTCACGACCACGTCTTCGATCGCCGGATGCAGCGGACCGGAGTTGCCGATGCACGTCGTGCAACCATAGCCCACGGTTTGAAACCCGAGCTGGTCGAGATAGGGCTGCAAGCCCGTCTTGTTCAGATAATCGGTGACGACACGTGAACCAGGCGCGAGCGAGGATTTCACGACGGGGTTCACCTTGAGCCCCTTCTCCACCGCCTTTTTCGCCAGCAAGCCCGCCGCCAGCATCACGCTGGGATTCGACGTATTGGTGCAGCTCGTGATGGCCGCGATGAGCACGCTGCCGTGGCGAATCCGGCTGTGCATTTCCCCCGCGGGGGCGACCAACGCATCCGGCGTCGGCCGGTTTTGCGCCATTTCGTGCTCCGTGAAAACACTCGTGGATTTCGCTTCGGATTTTTGCACCGAGACCGGCTCCTGACTGCCGCCACCCGCATGATATTGCAGCGCGCGGCTCGCATCGACGTTGAACTCCTTGGCGAGATCGCCCGCCTGTTTGCCAAAGCCGCTTTCGGCGACCGGCTTCACGAGCGCATTCGCAAATTCGTTCTTCAACTGCGGCAACTCGATGCGATCCTGCGGGCGCTTCGGACCGGCGACGCTCGGCACCACGCTCGCGAGGTCGAGTTCCAGGTCCTGCGAGTAGTCGATCTGGCCGCGCTGCGGCACGCCCCACAAGCCCTGCGCTTTGTAATAGGCCTCGTAAAGCGCGACGTGGCTCTCATCCCGCCCCGTGGCGCGAAGATAGTTCGTGCATTCCACATCGATGGGAAAGAAGCCCATCGTCGCCCCGTATTCCGGCGCCATGTTGCCAATCGTTGCCCGATCGACCACCGGGAGCGCCGCGGCGCCCGGTCCGTAAAACTCCACGAATTTTCCGACCACCTTCGCCTTGCGCAGCATCTGCGTGATCGTGAGCGCAAGATCAGTCGCCGTCACCCCTTCGCGCAACGCGCCTGTCAGGTGCACGCCGACGACATCCGGCGTGAGGAAATAAACCGGCTGACCCAGCATGCCGGCTTCGGCCTCGATTCCACCGACACCCCAGCCCACGATCCCGAGACCGTTGATCATCGTCGTGTGCGAATCGGTGCCGACCAGTGTATCCGGATAACAGACGCCGTCTTCGTTCCGCAGCACGCCTTTGGCCAGATACTCCAAGTTCACCTGGTGCACGATGCCGATGCCCGGCGGCACCACCTTGAACGTGTCGAAAGCCTGCATGCCCCACTTCAGAAATTCGTAACGCTCCCGGTTGCGCGAAAACTCCAGCTCAAGGTTCTTCTTAAACGCCTCCGCCGAGCCCGCGAAATCCACTTGCACGGAATGGTCAACCACCAAGTCCACCGGCACCAGCGGCTCGATGATCTTCGGGTTTTTGCCGAGCCGCGCGACCGCCGCCCGCATCGCCGCGAGATCCACCAGCAAGGGCACGCCCGTGAAGTCCTGCAGCACGATCCGCGCGACGACGAAAGGCACCTCCTCCGTGCGCGGCGCCTTCGCGCCCCAACCGGCCAAATCCTTCACCGCCTGCTCCGAGACCCGCTGACCGTCGCAGTTGCGCAGCAGCGATTCCAGCACGAGCCGGATCGTCACCGGCAGGCGGGAAATCTTGAACCCAGCTTTCTCAAGCTGCGGCAGCGAATAAAACGTATGCTCGGCGCCGCCAACGGTGAACGTCTGGCGCGTCATGAACGGATTCGGGACTTGCATGATTTTAAAAGAGTTTCTCGACGGGACCGTCCGGCCGCCGCCGAGCGAGTTTACTGGGCGAGGGCGGCTTTCACCGCGGCGAAATCAGGAAGATCTTTCGGCGTCGGGGTCTGCTCCGCGTATTTGACCACGCCGTCCCGGCCGATGACAAAGGCCGCCCGCGCCGACACGTCGCCGACGCCCGCGAGCATCGGCAGCAACACCCCGTAAGCTTGTGCGACGGTCTTGTTCAGGTCGCTCGCCAGCGTGACGCCGATCTTGTTGGCCTTCGCCCACGCTTCCTGCGCGAACGGGCTGTCG harbors:
- the ileS gene encoding isoleucine--tRNA ligase encodes the protein MAQELKDTLLLPKTDFPMRANLVQREPGRIAHWDKLGLYNRIQQNRAGRPAYVLHDGPPFTNGDVHIGTALNKSLKDFVNRYKSMRGFRTPYVPGWDCHGLPIEQKVSREVQEQKLQLSTGELRAKCDAFSEGWIAKQTTQFKRVGVLADWAHEYKTKAPAFEADVLRTFASFVEQGLVYRSKKPVYWSIPFETALAEAEIEYKDHVSPSIWVKFAVPAAEAAKFGLPADKPLFVVIWTTTPWTIPANLAIAVHPDVDYVVADLGAERILVAGALLGAVASAAKLETPPAVVHTVKGAVLEHLATRHPFIDRASPVVLADYVTTESGTGCVHTAPGHGAEDYQTGLRYKLEIYCPVGDDGRYLDDGKVPADLVGLTTLESVDDLAAKRTSPANIGVLKKLDAAGALLAKQRYPHSYPHCWRSKTPIIFRAVDQWFVSLDQAGHRALALAEIDKIAAANGWIPAWGEARIRGAVESRPDWCISRQRAWGVPIPAFYDAKKKAFLDAAVARAVADKIAVRGTNFWYDASAAEILDGVALPAGWPAPADLVCGRDTLDVWIDSGSTQAAVLKRGQGGTHWPADLYLEGSDQHRGWFQSSLWCSVINWGAAPYRAVLTHGFIVDKNRQKISKSSTYQKPQTAEAYIKDHGADVIRLWIASQDFRDDIPVDEEILKHVGEAYRLFRNTFRFQLSNLFDFDAAQHAVPVSAMDALDRWALHQTATLLAECTKAYDAFEFHRVYQLCNQFCSVTLSATYHDILKDRLYTLGAAHPLRRSSQTALDLIFRTLVKILAPVLTFTADEAWSYATAGAEYVDHSIHLEDWPVAPTEWHNPALDAEFAALLRVRAQVNEAIEPLRAAGRLGKSLDAAIALSGPADETHRVLEHHRDFLPELFIVSHVTLTRAAGDVSDVAVRPSSELGHDRCPRCWRWVPSLESSPHGPVCPRCAGALSS
- a CDS encoding TraR/DksA family transcriptional regulator — encoded protein: MSALCRSLVVVNPASPPRLPMAKKKRPAKAKTKAARRTPPKVRKPAKKPVAAKRRPAAPPAKPARRPSTMEKPSKKSVLRDSILARKTAKPIAFSLDEVRAIAKTNVPKADTGAAEKVTAKASAAKAAAAAPLAKPAKPNHVKAASLSDILGFNPKKGSAPATLSDEEVPEKFRRYYRLLIDLRKSLTEGIELHSEETLKRSAKEDSGDLSSYGQHMADAGTDTFDRDFALSLVSSEQEALSEIDAAIKRIREGTYGICEVTQKPIAKERLLAVPFTRYSAEAQKNIERNRHRTRTQAGLLGELGEEGSKMRDDDGGGED
- the lspA gene encoding signal peptidase II, producing the protein MLSYRVLWLVALSVFVADQLTKSWIASTLPLGTYGPRSAITVVSGFFYLVHVGNTGAAWSLFSGQSVVLALLAAATLVAIFFWRRALGLRDRTQQVCFGLLCGGITGNLVDRLRHKHVIDFLDFHFGTYVYPTFNVADIGICIGVVLYLWHSFRTTD
- a CDS encoding YicC/YloC family endoribonuclease, producing MNSMTGYGRAAAAVENSTVTVQVSAVNRKTLDLTVSLPDEWESLEPDVMQRVRNCATRGKVHVDFEITGGGSASEWVWDETAAQAVIERLGRFAAQQGVAFQPSAELLWQVANSQRRTARLPTVDAARPLLLAALEEALRDFVAMRATEGETLLADFAQRLALLRDHVEAIAARAPEVPVNYRDLLMKRLRDAGLELNLADERVLKEIALFADRCDISEEITRFRSHADQFAGLLKSHGEIGRKAEFILQEMGREVHTMGSKANDLTIARHVIELKNELERIREQIANVE
- the trpB gene encoding tryptophan synthase subunit beta; the encoded protein is MSAASSTPPLDRFSLPDAGGHFGRYGGTFVPETLMTALAELTAAYLVARDDPGFQAELRHHLKEFAGRPTELYFAERLTAHVGGAKIYFKREDLLHTGAHKINNALAQALLARRMGKKRIIAETGAGQHGVATASVCAKFGLECVIYMGAHDMERQALNVFRMRLMGATVVGVEAGQKTLKEAINEAMRDWVTNVRHTHYILGTAYGAHPYPMMVRDFHRVIGLEAKEQLLAREGRLPDEMVACVGGGSNAIGLFFEFLEDPGVRLFGVEAGGRGIKRGEHAARFAGGRLGVLQGCKTFLLQDAEGQIELTHSVSAGLDYAAVGPEHAFYRDRGRIEFGYATDAEVMEAFQLCSRQEGIIPALESTHALAFGLKRARDLGPDKVVVIGLSGRGDKDVQQVAALLEKTKA
- a CDS encoding PP2C family protein-serine/threonine phosphatase yields the protein MLLVFIGILIGAVPLLWSMYRARRQTERIEEEKQQVTQERQQVVDFMHHMVEALGEGLSPAELHQRVVHAAILCSGALSACLFERTEAGRVRTAAVEGLFPPHRPLDVTDRAKLATRARFIEQVLRAETFPDNEGIVGAVIQTGRGQLVADAAVDPRVVRHDDLALKVRSVIAVPLQFRDRFFGVLAVANSADGEPFTETDFSLMQSLAEQAALALHNAEFLHYQIEKKQLDLDLSLASGIQQMLLPRAFPQIAGLEVDARYTPAQKVGGDFYDLIPLDAQRLGVAVADVSGKGIPASLLMAICRTNLRQIAPRHISPAAALVELNRTLGAEVLRGMFITLVYAVIDAVQNDVVFARAGHELPLLCRRDATGVARSEFVGSEGMPVGMVPDELFAGVIADRRESFRPGDVFMLYTDGITEAPNPEQKEFAAPRLLDAVNALHTRPAAEINDGLIEIVARFTAGEPQRDDLTVVTLRRS
- a CDS encoding STAS domain-containing protein, yielding MPDTGKPVYLVDAHADPVVVRIEGRASFQNSACLRDFVTEMVRQGRRRFVLDFLHCTSMDSTFLGVLAGAALELRKQPDASFVLVRLGPRNLELIRNLGLHRLLTVDAPEGGLNFDDCDRALACGERSELENARLVLEAHENLVAADEHNRAKFQDVLTFLKNRVDGH
- a CDS encoding aconitate hydratase, encoding MQVPNPFMTRQTFTVGGAEHTFYSLPQLEKAGFKISRLPVTIRLVLESLLRNCDGQRVSEQAVKDLAGWGAKAPRTEEVPFVVARIVLQDFTGVPLLVDLAAMRAAVARLGKNPKIIEPLVPVDLVVDHSVQVDFAGSAEAFKKNLELEFSRNRERYEFLKWGMQAFDTFKVVPPGIGIVHQVNLEYLAKGVLRNEDGVCYPDTLVGTDSHTTMINGLGIVGWGVGGIEAEAGMLGQPVYFLTPDVVGVHLTGALREGVTATDLALTITQMLRKAKVVGKFVEFYGPGAAALPVVDRATIGNMAPEYGATMGFFPIDVECTNYLRATGRDESHVALYEAYYKAQGLWGVPQRGQIDYSQDLELDLASVVPSVAGPKRPQDRIELPQLKNEFANALVKPVAESGFGKQAGDLAKEFNVDASRALQYHAGGGSQEPVSVQKSEAKSTSVFTEHEMAQNRPTPDALVAPAGEMHSRIRHGSVLIAAITSCTNTSNPSVMLAAGLLAKKAVEKGLKVNPVVKSSLAPGSRVVTDYLNKTGLQPYLDQLGFQTVGYGCTTCIGNSGPLHPAIEDVVVKNDLVAASVLSGNRNFEARVHQNIKANFLMSPPLVVAFALAGRVDIDLTREPLGRDRDGRDVFLKDIWPTLQEVRDQLQAALKPEVFRRLYTDFAAQNPKWNEIPETTGDVYQFDAGSTYIQEPPFFAGFGLNPGAVGEIKGARALGVFGDSVTTDHISPAGAIKKTSPAGKYLLEHKVAFEDFNSYGSRRGNDRVMTRGTFANVRIKNLMLGGEEGGNTLYFHSRTGTAADGTDRPDGKTGAPEKMSIFDAAMLYQAEGTPLIIVAGQEYGTGSSRDWAAKGTNLLGVKAVVAQSFERIHRSNLVGMGVLPLQFKDGDTAVTLKLNGTEKFDVVGIGPDLKPQQDLTLVITRADGAQEKLAVRCRIDTPIEVDYYQHGGILPYVLRQIIAAN
- a CDS encoding redoxin domain-containing protein, producing MPIAVGSQAPDFSLKSKTAEGLKDIKLSDNRGRKQTVLLFFPLAYTSVCTQEMCDQTNGLAEYEKLGADVIAISVDSPFAQEAWAKANKIGVTLASDLNKTVAQAYGVLLPMLAGVGDVSARAAFVIGRDGVVKYAEQTPTPKDLPDFAAVKAALAQ